Part of the Ictalurus furcatus strain D&B chromosome 10, Billie_1.0, whole genome shotgun sequence genome, ACTCTCTATTGACAATTCAAAGGCACAATGAAAGCACTTCAAGGAAATACATAGCACGATCATAAATAGTCCTAAAatttcatacacacataaaGCATCTCCTTAATCAATCTTTTATTAAAGTTGCATGTAAATGATTTCATTtgtcaaaccaaacaaaaatttCCCACTAGATTTACAAAagtgattttctttgtactcacATGTGTATGTCCATAAATGCCAAGAAGTCTTGTCATAAATTACCAAGCGAATTCACAggacagctgatttacatttagcgACACCATAAAAATACTTAGGAAAGGCAAAGCTTGGGACTCagagctgaaaacaacaaaatggcgACTAAACGGTAAAATAGTGCCTCTTAAATATGTTtgcgctaaatcttccagtaatgcagttCAGCTATTGCAGAGCATCGGCTACCATAGACATGTACTAaatcttcccttttttttatttttttatttttaaatagggTGCCATTAATTTTGCCCTAACTGAATGGCTTGTTTTAATTGTCTAAATATATGCATTTGTGTTgctttctttcaagtcattaatatgaaacagctgaatttcaaaatattcctttaatttgtgggtgcaaattaaataaataagcgtaatatgtaaataaaattgcagTAATTACAGGATTTGAAGGCGATTAATCTGGGTTTACATTAGTGAGTCTATTTACACATAGGTTTATACGAACTCAGGAGCTCTTTCAGTATCCGATTGTTTGATGAAtgaaattttcattttcatataaatGGTCCTGgaaataattcattaataaattcattTGTATCCATCATATTATTCTCCACGTCACAGTGGTCAGTGTAACTGTGGAATCGTTTAACCGTGCATGTTCCTGCTGTAGGTGGAGGAGAAAATCAAACAGACGCACAGGAAGTACCTCCTGCAGGAACAGCTGAAGATCATCAAGAAAGAGCTGGGCCTGGAGAAGGAGGATAAGGATGCTATCGAGGAGAAGTtcagagagagactgaaggaGCGCATTGTACCCCAACACATCATGGAGGTCATTAATGAGGAGCTGAACAAGCTCAGTCTTCTGGATAATCACTCCTCGGAGTTCAAGTGAGTTCTGTGAGATACGTCACTGCATCATACTGTGTCACTGCATCATACTGTGTCACTGCATCATACTGTAGCATGATAATTATTAcagataataattaaaatgatgtaATGGCGCTGGCAGCATGAGAGAGCATGTCTAATATATTACATAACAATTTAGGAATTATTATTTGGGGTGTAATGAAGTATGGTACTTCTGTGACATGAAAATCTTTTAgaagaggtttaaaaaaagattctaCATTGTTTAAAAAGTAATACAGTCTAAGAACAGTCTGCTTCAAAGAAAGTTCTAGCAGGTTCACCAACTGAATGTTAAACACTCGCACTACAGTCAGAGAATGACATGGCATTTAATGTCATCTtggttaaaaatgtaaaattttaagCAGATAATAAAAGCATGATATTAGGCTGGACATAATAAcatgtataacaaaaaaaaattgttccatcttttttattttatctacatGATcaagctgttgaattctctattATGATTGGACAAAtggtattgatttattttctattacagaaacTTTGACCGTAATTCCAGCTGCAAaacccaggtttatattaatgcactcctactagtatgttatcatttctatagtaacagctcattcacaaaaaaaattacacttgttgatatggtgaagatttCAGGAGAcgtttgtttaatgtttacgCAAGGAGTGTTCAGTGTCAGCACTTAGTAACAAtcagtatgttttctttcttttctataagtgataacaggaagtaacttgttttgttgatgttccgcaacattaactgtaactataaatggataaaaatgtatgatatttcattatttaattaatcaaaATTGGAATCTGCAAGTTGCTATGGTATAGGAAGATTAAAACACCcagttattgattattttctagtAGCGGCACACACTAAAGTGATTTATTCTGTGCTTATATCATATACTTATTAGTCAATGTGTGACTATAAAGGTTGCACAGattccatttttaaatgatttggtACTCCCCGAATAATTAGAAAAGCTGTCTAAAAGGTTTGTaatgaagaaaatcagtgttATTTAACATCACATAGGTTCAtggcatgtttaaaaaaattgtcaGAGGGCTGATTTAATTCCAGTCTAACGTTTCAGAGGTGTATGGTTCAGTTACTGATAGTCAATGTGAGATCAGGTTACTACAATAATATAGCAGTATAATAAGACTATAATCTGTACTTACGGCGTTTTTAGGTGCCATCAATAATGTTCCTTGCTCATTTGTGTCTTTTTCTCCTAGTGTTACAAGAAACTACTTGGACTGGTTGACCTCGATGCCATGGGGCACCAACAGcgtggagaacctggagctgtCTCAAGCCAACGTGGTGCTGGAAGAAGATCATTATGGCATGGAGGATGTGAAAAAGCGCATTCTCGTAAGCTGACCCTCAGTTTAGAAACATAAGACTGATTCATGAGGATTGGTTCATGAGGAATTTATGCTAATTCAGGTTTCTTTTATGTCATGCAGGAGTTTATTGCAGTTAGCCAGCTGAGAGGCAGCACACAGGGGAAGATCCTGTGTTTTTACGGACCACCCGGTGTGGGAAAGACCAGCATCGCCCGCTCCATCGCTAGAGCCCTAAACCGAGAGTACTTCCGCTTCAGTGTGGGCGGCATGACCGACGTAGCCGAAATCAAAGGCCACAGGTGGGTAATGTGGAGTTAAGCAATGAGCAGgatttctgtgatttttattttaatacatgttTTGTACGTTGTAGGAGGACGTATGTTGGAGCGATGCCGGGAAAAATCATCCAGTGTCTGAAGAAGACGAAAACAGAAAACCCGCTAGTTCTCATTGACGAGGTTTGCACGTGAACAGCTGATTTTATAATGAATATCTCATTTGGTTAGGAAACTTCTAGCATTTTCTTCATGTGCATTTTAACCAGGTGGATAAAATAGGTAGAGGCTACCAGGGGGATCCATCTTCTGCCCTGCTGGAGCTTTTAGACCCTGAGCAGAACGCAAACTTCCTGGATCACTACCTGGATGTTCCTGTGGATCTGTCTAAGGTTGACTGTGTGGCTgggttcattcattcagtctttTCTTTTATATCTATTAAAATGTGATCTTTGTAATGTAATCACACTTTTGTCATTCTTTGGTTTCTGAACAGGTTCTTTTTATTTGTACCGCCAATGTGATCGACACCATTCCCGAACCTCTGAGAGACCGAATGGAAATGATCAATGTGTCTGGCTATGTGGCGCAGGAGAAACTAGCCATTGCAGAGGTAACATTcagcaacatactgtatacacactttTACTGTTTACCATAATAACACTTTTCAATGACCGTATTTTCTGTAATATACACCACAGCAGAGTACAATGCACCCATCTAAAAACTGTCCAAGTTAAGTCTTAcgtaagaataaataaataaatgtatacactttaatgcaaaagtttgcatcccttTAGAACAAATTAaagattttcattttcagtaagacATTTagtgtgttggggttttttgtgtcTCCAGCAACATCTTGTACACACCACTCTTACTGTTTACTaaattactgtatttttttagaCTGTAAGTCACAGCAGAGTAAGATGTACGTTAAAATACTATATTTACTTTTTATGCCTCCGCCACTGAGTGGTGGAGGAATTATGTTTTTGTGATATGTCCGTCTATCTGTTTCTCTGAGGTAAATTTTTATGCTATAAACGCGCATAACAGAAACATTGCAGTATCGTGTATTTTTCTTTGATACTGTGTAACATGTTGGTTAGTAACGTCCTGTTCTGGACCTGCAGAGGTATCTGGTGCCCCAGTTGCGGACTCTTTGTGGTTTGGATGAGCAGAAGGCCAGCATCTCCTCGGAGGCTCTGAACGTTCTTATCAGACAGTACTGCAGAGAGAGTGGTGTCAGGAACCTGCAGAAACAGGTGGAGAAGGTGAGACAGGTTCTAAAGTCACACTGAGAAGAATTATGCTGAAATAAGAGAAAATATTTTGGGTCTATAAATTCCTTTTCGTCCGTGAAGATGCACCGGTCTCAATATCGATGCTGTTTCAATTTGGACTAAAGTCCATGCTAgggaagggggtgtggcctttAGGCGTGCGAGGTGTATGTAGTTAGAAATTAAATAACTgccaataaatacataaaatgttaaCTATATGCACATCTGGGTttgtgctgttataaaaaaatactCAACAATAGGACGGTGTGCATGTCCTGAAGTTTTTATTCCTCCtacacaacagcaatttgccaatgattacaatttttttatttattaaagaatgacatgccatatgttttatccatttatagttatatttcatgttgtggaatgtctatgAAACAGTTTAGTTGTTCTCTTAGTAGATATCACCTTTTCCCTTATTTTTACGATGCATCCTCTGAATTTTTCCAGGTTTTCAGGAAAGCTGCATTCCGTATTGTTAATGGCGAGAACGCTGCAGTCAGCGTGACGGCTGACAATCTGCAGGATTACGTCGGAAAACCCCTGTTCACTGTAGACCGAATGTATGATGTCACACCCCCAGGGGTGGTCATGGGCCTGGCATGGACAGCCATGGGTGAGAATATGCAATATTACACAAAACAACATGATTGAaagtttttctttacatttgaaatatttttggtAATCCATGATCACTCTTGCAGGATATTTTCATTTTAGCAAAGCTCATGATTTAACTCAGTTGTTGGTGTTAAAATATTGCAGAACTGAGATAATACTTCTATAGTTTTATCTcagtttatattttttacagttaaattGGTAAATtgacacccatgattggctagtgtcgctggtAGTGACCAGGGAGAGAGCCACAtgaatggctgtggcattgttgggatttgaacttgcaaTCTGTAGATGAATTGTGAAAGCTTTTCTGTTACACATGgcttgaggggggaaaaaagcaaactTAATTGTGCACCTGATAAACACAGTCTAGTAACTTTCATAGGTCTAAAGCATCAACTGGTGCAGTTGTCATTGAAAGTGAATAAAATTCAAATTAGAAGTATAATCTCAGTTATGCAGTATTATAATATTGGCAAGTTTTTGAACATTTCTAACTCAACTATCTGTGAACTGCAAGATTTGAATTCTAATATGCAATTTGTGAATTATACAGATTAGATTGATTGTGGATTTCTCTTTTAGCATATGGATTGTTGCCAGATTTCTGTCCTTCTTCCTAAAACCTCAACACAACTTGAACTTGTTTATACATTTGTcaaagaaaacctttttttattttccttcatttatttgctccttcacattttgtgtgacatatctttttttgtattagcACGAGATGAATTTTCAAAACAGATTCTTAACAGTTCTTAATAGTTATTATTACTCCCCTAAACGTGACATTGACTTTTTTCACCCTAACCGCTCAAGGTGGCTCCACGCTGTTCATCGAGACATCTTTGAGGCGTCCGAAGACCGCAAAGGAAAAAGACGCACCTGCAGAAGGCTCTCTAGAGGTGACGGGGCTGCTGGGAGACGTGATGAAGGAGAGCGCTAAAATTGCCTACACCTTCGCTCGCTCCTTCCTCATGAGGCAACAGCCGGAGAACGACTTCCTCGTGGGCTCCCACCTCCACCTGCATGTGCCAGAAGTGAGAcgataacattaaaataaagatGTCAAATTCTCATCACTTCTGTTTTCAGATTTGTTTGATCCATGTGTtaagtaattatttatatataagttaCCTGATTTAATGGATACTACAgccctgttgaattctcagttctAACTGGTCAGAAAGTAGCAAGGtaagtcacaggtttatattaatatacttattctaaaatgttatcgtttctatagtaacaacttacacagggacttgtatggcagacgtTCCACAATGTTCTTTGAAGAGATGTTTATATAGCATTTATGGAAgtagtcttcagtgtcagcactggaaaagtgtcattctttaataaataaccaaaTTAAATTCTGATATATTGCTGAGGAGACAGGAACAAACCTCTTTCAGACatatgtgtaatataatataatatagggcgcttagtggttagcacgttcgcctcacacctccagggtcgggggttcgattcccactgtggccctgtgtatgtggagtttgcatgttctccccgtgctgccggggttccctccgggtactccggtttcctcccccagtccaaagacatgcatggtaggctgattggcatgtccaaagtgtccgtagtgtatgaatgggtgtgtgaatgtgtatgtgattgtgccctgcgatggattggcaccctgtccagggtgtaccccaccttgtgcccgatgcttcctgggataggctccaggtttccctgtgacaatgaagaaggataagcagtatagaagatggtaaaCTATATTTACCTCATAGCTCTATGTCGTGTCCCAAACTTGCTCCTGGAGAACCTGTTGTCCTACACCTTTAgtgtttttcctgctctaacaACACCAACTCAAGAAGTGCTGTTAATGAGCTGATTACttggatcaggtgtgttagagtggggaaaacactaaaatgtgcaggacagaaGGTTCTCAAGGACCAGGGTTAGGAACTGTGTCTTAGCATATTGACTTGACTATATTTAGAGTATGTCATGTAAATTTGATTGAATTGTCTCATGATTTAACTTTAACTCTGTTAGGTCTGTGGTTATTTTAGATTCAGCACTCCTCAGTTTTGAAACATAAAAACGATGTAAAGATGCTAGATGAATTAATGTAAAGAAATGTTGATTATTGTTGCTACAATTCAGCTATTTTATTGATGAATTTTGTCTCAgtgtatgttgtatttcatgtcTGATTCTTCTGGTTGTGTTCAGGGTGCCACTCCTAAAGACGGACCCAGTGCAGGCTGCACTATAATCACAGCTCTGCTGTCCTTGGCCACCAACACGCCGGTGCGGCAGAATGTGGCCATGACAGGAGAAGTGTCCCTGACTGGGAAGATCCTTCCTGTCGGAGGAATCAAGGAAAAAACTATTGCTGTGAGTTTCAAGGATTAAAGGGGGAATTTTTATAGACAGACATTTAGTACCCATGCTACAAAAGCTACAGAATAATATGCATAAAGAGTAAGACACTTTAGGACCAtggtaaaataatcagtgacaggatGGTATGATGCAGCTGAAAGTGAAGCTCTTGTTACCACTctgaaattgattattttccaataaaagcatGTCCCCAAGTATTTCATTTAAGGGTGGACACAGGCTGTTTGAGGGGCAGGGGCAGAAAATATAAAAGGGCACCTGGTGGgcattaatttgttttttctataaaagcaccACAGAGGGCACATTTTCTGACAAACCAGTCGgtatgaatgagctgttattataTAAATGCTGTAGAAAAAGAactaacaccttctgaccaatcagattcaagactaaaataaaactgtggtataattataaataattgaattataTACTCATGCCTTAAGTTGTTAAGATTGTCACATTTTTCATAGCCTAGCTATGCTTACATTTAGGTTAATTGAAGggcatagtggcttagtggctagcatgtttgcttcacatCTCCGGGGTTGGGGATTTGATTCCACCCTGtgtgggctgattggcatttccaaattgtgaatgggtgcatgagtgtgtgtgtgctgtgttgggttggcaccccatccagggtgtcccccgccttgtgccccgagtcccctggaataggctccagtctccctgcgaccctgtgtaggataagtggtacagaaaatagatggatagagTGATGTACATGCCTTTGTTGTATAAGTTAACCTTATAACCTGTTAGTCCAGACAATACAGTACTTCCTGTAATCCCTTATTATATTTTCCAACAGGCAAAGAGAGCTGGAGTGGATTGCATCATcctccctgctgaaaacaagAAAGATTTCTCAGACCTGGCCGAGTACATCACAGAGGGCCTGGAGGTGCACTTTGTTGAACATTACCAAGAAATCTACAAGATTGTGTTCACAGGCCAATGAAGAACATCTGAACTGTTATTGAATCCGCTATAATTAAGTTCCTGATATTTGTCCACCATCTTCAGAGTGCAGTGGCACACTGATGCCCACCAAGGTTTGTTCTACCAGCAGTGTGCCTGATGTAGACTTCACATTCTCGTCTTCGGTGTCAGAATGGTGGCAACTGAACACTGACCTATCCGTAAATTCCAAATATGTACTACAAGACACTGGGATTGCGTTATTGCTGCTACGCAGCCATTAAACCACCTTGTTTTGTCCCATGTTCTATtgtaatggaagaaaaaaatatatctcaacctgcaatgtttctttttttccttaaagtagttttattaaattaattaacatttatccATCTCTCAGATCATTTAATCCACAGGttccccatttttttttccttttcttgctGGTAGAAATTCCCATACCTAATTAGCAGGACAGGATGTTCTCCAGGACCAGACTTGGGAACTTGTGATTGTAATCCAAAGTAAAGTAGAATCCGCTCTGAGCACAGAACCAAGGAGTTGAAATTTGAGGATAGAGCAAGATCGCCGATATGACCTTTGAGCATTTTCCACGATCACTACTTTCATATGTACATTAAATACCCTTTAATTGCCCGAGTTTCCGTCcataaatacctagcctactgTTAaacatctgttagcacccacaattccttgcaaaGTATGCACACATCTCCTTTCATTGGATTTTCTGAGTAAGGTGTTTTACATGCAACAGATTTCTGATTAAAAtgggcatattccaggggtgggaatcaaaatattgttttaatctgAATTGGCAATCAGATTGTGGCATTTACATGAAGGCATCATGTTACCTATTACATAACCCATTGCCTATTAGTAACTtcattaatcatttttaaacctACCACCCAGTGTTCATTTCTTAATGACAGACGGTTAAATAAGTTCAGTTGCTGAATTTGTATTCATAGTTGTGGAGAATATCCAGTATGCTCAAATCCCAATGCTGTAGTAATGATTGATGCCTACATCTGTCTTCTACATCCTTCAGTCTGTGACTAGGAAATCAGATGTCACCACCTTTAAGACATACCAGCTCACCTTTAAAATGTGCCAGAGTACCAGTGACTGATGAGAGAGACTTTAATTTTGGAGTGACACAAGCCTCATGTCCAACACCCCTGCTCAGGTCcattctcttcttcctcttcaagCCCAGTATTACTGTGTAAACTAAGAGCTGGTTTGGGTCGGCATGCTCACATGCAGCTTCTTTGAACCGGGCtgcatatttattacattttttccaaGCTCCAGTCATGTAAACCAGAATTGTAATAATTAACTACCATTAATAacatctcagaaaaaaaaaaggcaccatCACTAAATGAACTGACTGCTGTCAGCATCACTAATCAGAAAAGCCTGACATGCAGTGATAAAAATTGTAAAGAAAACACAGGCAAAACTGTAGATTTGTGAATACAAATTTATTTGTCCAATAATACAGGTTACTCCTTCTTGGCAGCAGCCTTTCTCATTGCAGCCAAAATGTTGCTGAGctcttccctctttctcttgGCACGGATGTGAGTTCCCACCtggagaacacaaacacatcagtGCTTACGGTAATACAATAAACCTATAGCACACTTGTAGCTCAATGAACTCGTACTACACTGTTCATGCAGCCAAATTCTGTAAACATAAATGCTGTATTTAACAGATTTATTACATTGAAAGTAGAGATATGCTCAATCACTTAAACAGGACAAATAAACAGTGGTTCAAAAACATCTGCAGCTCAGACTTTTCAGGTTTTGCACACACACTAGAGACTATGAGTGGGAATTAATAATGTCAGTGTACTTCACCATCAACTGTTGTATTTTGTGTAAAGCATTTATTCAAGCAGGATGAATTTTATCTCATAAgacctgagcagttgaggactAAAGGACCAGTTGCTACTTTGGtaaattttccatttaaaattacAACCTGCTGGTCTGTTGTACACacccttaaccactgagctaaatctctaaatttacacacatgcaGACCTGCCAAATCCAAAGTGCAGAATAAgattttctgtaaaactgccATTTATCTCTTctggccagaaaaaaaaaaaaatcggcatTTTGACTGAAAGTTTAGTGACATGCCTAATATATATACTCAACCACTGTGCACTATATACTTGTCTAATGTCAGCCAAGGGAAACGTGTTAATAGATATTActtcatattaattaataaattattgcCATTTACCATGACAGTTAGCGAGGATGCCAAAAATTCCTGCACTTCTGTGATGCAGTGACATTTCACAAACTTAAACTAAACTGTAACCCGACTACATTAGACCAAGGTTACTTCCTTTGCAAAATATAATTAGTACTAATCTGATTGAGCAGGAAATCAACAACAACTACCAACACACAACCACTGATTATTTCTAACAACTGACTTGAACATTTAAAGCGAGGTATAAATCAAGACTTACCCTTTTCTTAATGAACTTGAGGGCACGCTTGTCTTTGGACACCTTCAGCAACTCCATAGCACGCCTTTCATAGGGGGCGAAGCCACACACCTCGCGGATCATGTCGCGCACAAACTTGCTGTGCTTGGTCAAACGCTGGGGACAGAAAAGACACAGATGATCTGAAATGGTCCAAAAACAGTCCCCATCGGCACACATTTGAATTTCATACTACTGTGGGAACCTCTTACACGGTTCTCATTACCAACGgggtgggcaatatgacaatatgCTACGAACATGACACTACGTTATACTGCAATATACTTCTCTACTATCAAATACATTAATCTTAATACAACTAGAGATGGTACAATACCACTTATCTTTTCAGATATGGAAATCTTGAAAATCAGTCAATACtcaaaatgttctttaaaaaatagtttttttgttaACAAACTTCAAAGTAAAAATTTATTTTCCAAATTCAAGACCAATCTTTTGTTAAAGGATCTGATATCCAATCctctagatgtttttttttaaaattggtaTCAGACTAGTGTTGTCTCTAGTTACAAGTTGCTGATCATGTGCACTTGTGTAGGCAACATAAAAAtcctctttttaaaatgattaaatgtaaaacTCCTCTTCTGATAGCAACCCTAAATATTTTGCACATATGCACTGtaaaaataatacaacaatGAACACACTGAAGTTATTGTGCATGAAGTTCAAGTTTTTAAATCCAATGATGACTTGATCAGTCCAATGATCCTAAAACAGTTCAACAGTCTACATATCAGGAGCCAATCGTGTCTATGCAGTTCAGAAGTTTGGTGATTTcttgataatcaggtgtgttaaaacagaaaacaatgaCCAAAAAGtgcctgactgtgtgtgtgtggaggaccTAATGTGGGTGCAGGTCCAAGCAACAAGGGTTGGGCAACATGATATAAAATTGATCTCATGATGAACTGTGTCACAATACACTGAGATATCCTTATGCTTTTCATTTGAAAAGCATTTGCTTATTGTACACACTATAGACGAGTTTGACAGTTGGTTCCCAAACCTATTTAACATGATACATAACATGCATCATAGTAAAGCCTCGAAATATCATGGTACAGCCAACCTTTAC contains:
- the rpl36 gene encoding 60S ribosomal protein L36, which gives rise to MAIRYPMAVGLKKGHPVTKNVAKPKHSRRRGRLTKHSKFVRDMIREVCGFAPYERRAMELLKVSKDKRALKFIKKRVGTHIRAKRKREELSNILAAMRKAAAKKE
- the lonp1 gene encoding lon protease homolog, mitochondrial, translated to MAAYVRMWSRYRQAYKNGTVFCSKYTKKFGAEINGFDQGESLCRSGFTANQSHSYISCKKSPLCSGTFGTITSVTGSARVTDLRKWARIAGVFPPGRGSVGPGLFMNHDQRRYLFGNRGSGLPGEDGAESSSPNDDDPGGDGAESGSAPPHITALTPMMVPEVFPNVPLIAVTRNPVFPRFIKIIEVKNKQLMDLLRRKVRLAQPYAGVFLKKDDNDESDVVESLDAVYNTGTFVQIHEMQDLGDKLRMIVMGHRRIRINNQLEVEAEEAFSALESDAEQSKAQRRKNKRVRKDPASLAEEMVERVKETEFVVEAVALPKSNEVLMVEVDNVIHEEFQVTEEVKALTAEIVKTIRDIIALNPLYRESVLQMMQAGQRVVDNPIYLSDMGAALTGAESHELQDILEETSIPKRLYKALSLLKKEYELSKLQQRLGREVEEKIKQTHRKYLLQEQLKIIKKELGLEKEDKDAIEEKFRERLKERIVPQHIMEVINEELNKLSLLDNHSSEFNVTRNYLDWLTSMPWGTNSVENLELSQANVVLEEDHYGMEDVKKRILEFIAVSQLRGSTQGKILCFYGPPGVGKTSIARSIARALNREYFRFSVGGMTDVAEIKGHRRTYVGAMPGKIIQCLKKTKTENPLVLIDEVDKIGRGYQGDPSSALLELLDPEQNANFLDHYLDVPVDLSKVLFICTANVIDTIPEPLRDRMEMINVSGYVAQEKLAIAERYLVPQLRTLCGLDEQKASISSEALNVLIRQYCRESGVRNLQKQVEKVFRKAAFRIVNGENAAVSVTADNLQDYVGKPLFTVDRMYDVTPPGVVMGLAWTAMGGSTLFIETSLRRPKTAKEKDAPAEGSLEVTGLLGDVMKESAKIAYTFARSFLMRQQPENDFLVGSHLHLHVPEGATPKDGPSAGCTIITALLSLATNTPVRQNVAMTGEVSLTGKILPVGGIKEKTIAAKRAGVDCIILPAENKKDFSDLAEYITEGLEVHFVEHYQEIYKIVFTGQ